A stretch of the Planctomycetota bacterium genome encodes the following:
- a CDS encoding ACP S-malonyltransferase, which yields MSDAIVVLCPGQGAQAVGMGRAWADASDAARAIFEQADAVLGDELGAPLSALCFDGPPETLNRTDVSQPAIYVASVASWHGWGDHPPLAATAGLSLGEYTALHLAGAFSFEDGLRLVTLRGRAMQDAAEAAPGGMLALIGADEAAAQRVCDEARQGAVLVCANFNAPGQVVLSGDAEAISRAQERASADGLRTAPLPVAGAFHSPLMEPAADRLAEALATTPVRAPGCPVSSNVTARPHEADPDSIRRRLAEQLTNPVRWADGCANLRAEPSLADAAWHELAPGKSLAGMMRRIDRAVRIATHDQPEG from the coding sequence ATGAGCGACGCCATCGTGGTGCTGTGCCCGGGCCAGGGCGCCCAGGCGGTGGGCATGGGCCGGGCGTGGGCCGATGCCAGCGACGCCGCCCGGGCGATCTTCGAGCAGGCCGACGCCGTGCTGGGCGACGAGCTCGGCGCGCCGCTGTCGGCCCTGTGCTTCGATGGCCCGCCCGAGACGCTCAACCGCACCGACGTCAGCCAGCCGGCGATCTACGTCGCCTCGGTGGCGTCGTGGCACGGCTGGGGCGACCATCCGCCGCTCGCCGCCACCGCAGGCCTCAGCCTGGGCGAATACACCGCGCTGCACCTCGCGGGCGCCTTCAGCTTCGAGGATGGCCTGCGGCTGGTCACGCTGCGCGGCCGGGCGATGCAGGACGCCGCCGAGGCCGCTCCGGGCGGCATGCTCGCGCTCATCGGCGCCGATGAGGCCGCCGCCCAGAGGGTCTGCGATGAGGCCCGCCAGGGCGCCGTGCTGGTCTGCGCCAACTTCAACGCACCGGGCCAGGTCGTGCTCAGCGGTGACGCCGAGGCCATCTCCCGCGCCCAGGAGCGGGCGTCGGCCGACGGCCTGCGGACCGCGCCGCTGCCGGTGGCGGGGGCGTTCCACTCGCCGTTGATGGAGCCCGCGGCCGACCGCCTCGCCGAGGCCCTGGCCACCACGCCCGTGCGGGCCCCGGGCTGCCCGGTATCGTCCAACGTCACCGCGCGGCCGCACGAGGCCGACCCCGATTCCATCCGCCGCCGGCTGGCCGAGCAGCTCACCAACCCCGTTCGGTGGGCGGACGGCTGCGCGAACCTGCGGGCCGAGCCGTCCCTCGCCGATGCCGCCTGGCACGAGCTGGCGCCCGGCAAGAGCCTCGCGGGCATGATGCGGCGGATCGACCGGGCCGTCCGCATCGCGACGCACGACCAGCCGGAGGGATAG
- a CDS encoding beta-ketoacyl-ACP synthase III: MTSRGFPGAAIVGSGMALPQTLLTNADLERMMDTSDEWIRQRTGVVQRRVAKRELGESTAMLGSRALEAALHDAGLGPTDLDQIVVATMTPDMPTPSAACQIAAAVGAGTVGGFDLSAACSGFVFALNTADALVRAGTARTVGLVGVDIITRHVDYSNRARGTSILFGDGAGAMIIQGCDDDALGVQAQAMHTDGARWPDLFVPMADADFPPDFDHERDGFDLGSLHMNGRAVFKFAVTTFGDVIQETLDKAGLAADQIDHYVCHQSNRRILDAARERFGLPESKLHVNIDRYGNTVAASVALCFAELRAEGRIEPGQLVMFLGFGAGLTWGSSLWRV, translated from the coding sequence ATGACCAGCCGAGGCTTTCCGGGCGCGGCCATCGTCGGGTCGGGCATGGCGCTGCCCCAGACGCTGCTGACCAACGCCGATCTCGAGCGGATGATGGACACCAGCGACGAGTGGATCCGCCAGCGGACGGGCGTCGTCCAGCGGCGGGTGGCCAAGCGTGAACTCGGCGAGAGCACCGCCATGCTGGGCAGCCGCGCGCTCGAGGCCGCGCTGCACGACGCGGGCCTGGGCCCGACCGACCTGGACCAGATCGTCGTCGCCACGATGACGCCCGACATGCCCACGCCGTCGGCCGCATGCCAGATCGCCGCCGCCGTCGGCGCCGGGACCGTGGGCGGGTTCGATCTGTCGGCCGCCTGCTCGGGCTTCGTGTTCGCCCTCAACACCGCCGACGCCCTCGTTCGCGCGGGCACGGCCCGCACCGTCGGGCTGGTGGGCGTGGACATCATCACCCGCCACGTCGACTACTCCAACCGCGCCCGCGGCACCTCCATCCTCTTCGGCGACGGCGCGGGCGCCATGATCATCCAGGGCTGCGACGACGATGCGCTCGGCGTGCAGGCGCAGGCCATGCACACCGACGGCGCGCGCTGGCCCGACCTGTTCGTCCCGATGGCCGACGCCGACTTCCCGCCCGACTTCGACCACGAGCGCGACGGCTTCGATCTGGGCAGCCTGCACATGAACGGCCGCGCGGTCTTCAAGTTCGCCGTCACGACCTTCGGCGACGTGATCCAGGAGACGCTCGACAAGGCGGGCCTCGCCGCCGACCAGATCGACCACTACGTGTGCCACCAGTCCAACCGCCGCATCCTCGATGCCGCCCGCGAGCGTTTCGGCCTGCCCGAGAGCAAGCTGCACGTCAACATCGATCGCTACGGCAACACCGTCGCGGCCAGCGTGGCGTTGTGCTTCGCCGAACTGAGGGCCGAGGGCCGCATCGAGCCCGGACAACTTGTGATGTTCCTGGGCTTCGGCGCCGGGCTCACGTGGGGCAGCAGCCTGTGGCGGGTCTAG